From the Eleutherodactylus coqui strain aEleCoq1 chromosome 7, aEleCoq1.hap1, whole genome shotgun sequence genome, one window contains:
- the WDR17 gene encoding LOW QUALITY PROTEIN: WD repeat-containing protein 17 (The sequence of the model RefSeq protein was modified relative to this genomic sequence to represent the inferred CDS: substituted 1 base at 1 genomic stop codon): MSQVKQVGLLAAGCQPWNKDVCAASGDRFAYCATLAIYVYQLDHRYNEFKLRAIMSEHKKTITAISWCPHNPDMFASASADNLVIIWNVAEQKVVARLDNTKGMPASLSWCWNSGDAVAFVSHRGPLYIWTISGLDSGVAVHKEAHSFLSDICLFRWHPRKKGKVVFGHTDGSLSIFQPGCKSQKHVLRPESLEGTDEEDPVTALEWDPLSTDYLLVANLHNGIRLVDSESLSCITTFSFPSAAASVQCLAWVPTAPGMFITGDSQVGVLRVWNVSKTTPIDNFKLKKTGFHALHVLNSPPKKKTHSPTKNHHISSTSEAVPPPTLTQNQAFSLPPGHAVCCFMDGGVGLYDMGAKKWDFLRDLGHIETIFDCKFKPDDPNLLATASFDGTIKVWDINTLTAVYTSPGNEGVIYSLSWAPGDLNCIAGATSRNGGFIWDVKKGKMITRFNEHGKNGIFCISWSHKDSKRIATCSGDGFCIIRTIDGKVLHKYKHPAAVFGCDWSQNNKDMIATGCEDKNVRVYYLATSSDQPLKVFTGHTAKVFHVRWSPLREGILCSGSDDGTVRIWDYTQDACINVLSGHTAPVRGLMWNTEIPYLLISGSWDYTIRVWDTRDGTCLDTVYDHGADVYGLTCHPNRPFTMASCSRDSTVRLWSLTPLISPLQINILADRPWEEIIGNTDRAMEPGAPPLLCGKVSRDIKQEVDKLTGNLRSKKLRWFSECLSPPGGSKNLWDLVAVLKGQDDSLLPQNYCKGIMHMKHLVRFKTSKAQELTTVKMSKFGGGIGAPSKEERLKEAAEIHLRLGQIQRYCELLVELGEWDKALSVAPGVSMKYWKKLMQRRASQLIEEENDDVIPYCIATGDVKKLVNFFTSRGQLKEALLVAQAACEGNIQSNHVSVSTVSPTDGNNIEDYNELLHRVSAELAEWYFQDGRAVLAACCHLAVDYFELAMANLIRGNELELAVCVGTVIGEGAAQATQYALELLARKCMTVTTCFPSPGYSLLVKRMXAQFISFSRDLATDLLRMIPDNDLFLVKLCAFYPGCTAEINDLHSKCNLPSTDECSQLAENCHGDGDTFQAVKYYLLSSEPEKALPVGIDYVKEQISSSDWTLDSICPILDLLSYIRTERLVLHKCSEVRNELLILCGYIGALLAIRRHYTSIVPALYEYTSQLLKRREVSVPLQIEQLSVELDAWRACTMSSNKSGDDLPYTPPTETQRRIYSSIVQKIKEEPIKGLIGPDYVTGSNLPSHSDVHVSCLTGLRIQGPVFFLEDGKSAISLNDALMWAKVNPFSPLGTGIRLNPF, encoded by the exons CTTGATCACCGATACAATGAATTTAAGCTTCGTGCGATCATGTCAGAGCATAAAaagacaatcacagccatctcctGGTGTCCTCATAACCCTGACATGTTTGCAAGTGCAAGTGCCGACAATTTAGTGATCATCTGGAATGTGGCAGAGCAGAAAGTGGTTGCCAGACTGGACAATACAAAAG GAATGCCTGCTTCTCTGAGTTGGTGCTGGAATTCTGGGGATGCGGTGGCATTTGTATCACACAGAGGTCCCCTGTATATCTGGACTATTTCTGGACTTGACAGCGGTGTGGCTGTCCACAAGGAGGCACATAGCTTTCTATCTGATATTTGCCTGTTTCGGTGGCATccaaggaaaaaaggaaaagttgTATTTGGGCACACAGATGGGAGCCTGTCTATTTTTCAGCCAG GTTGTAAAAGTCAAAAACATGTTTTGAGGCCGGAGTCTCTGGAAGGAACAGATGAAGAAGATCCAGTGACAGCATTAGAATGGGACCCTCTTTCCACAGATTACTTGCTAGTTGCTAATCTCCATAATGGCATCCGGTTGGTAGACTCAGAATCTTTATCTTGCATCACGACTTTCAGTTTTCCCAGTGCAGCAGCGTCTGTTCAGTGTTTGGCGTGGGTCCCCACAGCACCAGGCATGTTTATAACAGGAG ATTCCCAGGTTGGTGTCTTACGGGTATGGAATGTCTCAAAGACAACTCCTATAGATAACTTTAAATTGAAGAAAACTGGCTTCCACGCATTACATGTCCTTAACTCCCCTCCGAAGAAAAAAA CACATTCCCCTACGAAAAACCATCACATATCATCCACTAGTGAGGCTGTGCCACCTCCCACACTAACCCAGAATCAAGCTTTCTCATTACCTCCTGGTCATGCCGTCTGTTGCTTCATGGATGGAGGAGTCGGACTTTATGATATGGGTGCCAAGAAATGGGATTTCCTTAGAGACTTG GGCCATATTGAAACTATCTTTGACTGCAAATTCAAACCAGATGATCCCAATTTACTTGCTACGGCATCATTTGATGGTACAATAAAGGTCTGGGATATCAACACATTAACAGCTGTATATACGTCACCGGGGAATGAAGGGGTTATTTATTCACTATCCTGGGCTCCAG GAGACTTGAACTGCATAGCGGGCGCAACATCCAGGAATGGGGGTTTCATCTGGGATGTAAAGAAAGGAAAAATGATAACCCGATTCAATGAG CATGGGAAAAATGGAATTTTCTGCATCTCATGGAGTCACAAGGACTCTAAGCGCATTGCCACCTGTAGTGGAGACGGATTCTG CATTATCCGGACAATTGACGGTAAAGTTCTGCACAAGTATAAGCACCCAGCAGCTGTTTTTGGCTGCGACTGGAGCCAAAACAACAA AGATATGATTGCAACTGGCTGTGAAGACAAAAACGTCAGAGTATATTACTTGGCCACCAGCTCTGATCAACCCCTGAAGGTTTTCACCGGTCACACTGCCAAGGTGTTCCATGTACGGTGGTCTCCTCTTAGAGAAGGAATTTTATGCAGTGGCTCAGATGATGG AACGGTAAGGATCTGGGACTACACACAAGATGCTTGTATAAATGTTCTCAGCGGCCACACTGCCCCAGTCCGGGGATTGATGTGGAATACAGAAATACCATACCTTCTGATCTCTGGAAGCTGGGATTACACTATACGAGTATGGGACACCAGGGATGGAACATGTCTGGACACTGTGTATGACCATGGGGCAGATGTATATG GTCTAACATGCCATCCCAACAGACCATTCACTATGGCATCTTGTTCACGAGATTCCACTGTGAGGCTTTGGTCACTGACGCCATTGATTTCACCTCTGCAAATAAATATCCTGGCAGACCGTCCTTGGGAAGAAATAATTGGGAACACCG ATCGTGCCATGGAGCCTGGTGCACCACCCTTACTATGTGGGAAAGTATCTCGGGATATTAAACAAGAAGTGGACAAACTGACCGGCAATCTGAGAAGCAAGAAATTACGATGGTTTTCAGAATGTCTCTCT CCTCCAGGAGGTAGTAAAAATTTATGGGACTTAGTTGCTGTGTTAAAAGGGCAAGATGACAGTTTACTTCCTCAAAATTACTGCAAAGGAATAATGCACATGAAGCATCTAGTCAGGTTCAAAACG TCTAAAGCTCAAGAGTTAACAACAGTGAAGATGTCCAAGTTCGGTGGTGGTATTGGTGCACCAAGTAAAGAAGAAAGGCTAAAAGAAGCTGCCGAGATCCATTTGAGACTAGGACAGATCCAAAGATACTGTGAGCTCTTAGTGGAACTTGGAGAG TGGGATAAGGCATTATCAGTGGCCCCCGGAGTGTCCATGAAATACTGGAAAAAATTAATGCAAAG AAGAGCAAGTCAGCTTATTGAGGAGGAGAATGACGATGTGATTCCCTACTGTATAGCCACCGGGGATGTGAAGAAACTGGTTAATTTCTTTACTTCCAGAGGACAACTGAAGGAGGCTTTACTTGTGGCACAG GCAGCTTGTGAAGGAAATATCCAGTCCAATCATGTTTCCGTCAGTACTGTATCTCCAACTGATGGCAACAACATAGAAGACTACAATGA ACTTCTTCATCGAGTCAGTGCAGAGCTGGCGGAGTGGTATTTCCAGGATGGCCGGGCTgtgcttgcagcttgctgtcatTTAGCAGTAGATTATTTTGAA CTAGCCATGGCCAACCTCATCCGTGGCAATGAGCTGGAACTGGCAGTATGTGTGGGCACAGTTATTGGAGAGGGTGCAGCCCAGGCAACACAGTATGCACTAGAGCTTCTTGCAAGAAAGTGCATGACTGTAACTACATG CTTTCCATCTCCGGGATACAG CCTGCTGGTAAAACGGATGTGAGCACAATTCATTTCTTTTTCCAGGGACTTGGCAACAGATCTTCTCAGAATGATACCTGACAATGATCTCTTCTTAGTCAAGCTGTGTGCATTTTACCCAGGATGCACTGCAGAGATTAATGACCTACATAGCAAA TGTAATTTGCCAAGTACGGATGAATGCTCTCAGCTTGCAGAGAACTGCCATGGAGATGGAGACACCTTTCAAGCTGTCAAATATTATCTGCTAAGTTCAGAACCTGAGAAGGCACTGCCAGTTGGGATCGACTATGTGAAAG AACAAATCAGCAGCTCTGACTGGACCTTGGATTCTATCTGTCCAATTCTGGATCTTCTCAGTTACATCAGGACGGAGAGATTAGTCCTACATAAATGTAGTGA GGTCCGCAACGAGCTTCTCATACTGTGTGGATACATCGGGGCTTTACTTGCTATTAGAAGACACTACACAAGCATTGTTCCAGCACTTTACGAATATACAAG TCAGCTTCTGAAACGTCGGGAAGTGTCCGTTCCTTTGCAGATTGAGCAGCTCTCGGTGGAGTTGGATGCATGGAGAGCATGTACAATGTCCTCCAACAA GTCTGGTGATGATCTTCCATACACACCCCCTACAGAAACACAAAGAAGGATTTATTCAAGTATAGTCCAAAAAATAAAGGAGGAACCTATTAAAGGACTGATTGGACCAGACTATGTCACGGGATCTAATCTGCCGAGCCATTCTGATGTCCATGTGTCTTGTTTAACAGGATTACGAATACAG ggccCCGTGTTCTTCCTAGAAGATGGGAAATCCGCTATTTCACTGAATGATGCATTAATGTGGGCGAAGGTTAACCCATTCTCACCTTTAGGGACTGGAATACGATTGAACCCTTTCTGA